The following coding sequences are from one Aeromicrobium duanguangcaii window:
- a CDS encoding HNH endonuclease signature motif containing protein, with amino-acid sequence MSSNRAIVAGDAVRRARAVAEFEEWEFVASFHTGRTAEIDRTDEIVLSKELARREVTLELAQALHVTERQVWAMVTEAATVRERIPGVWRAFHDGDIDAARVSAIADTAERLQTPAAWALLEHSAPAYAASHTITELRGWLRRLRARLEPDHVREETARAVEERRVSITHQSDGTSWLNALLPTGVAIAVGERLRRAAKALPSIDPDTGDTDRRTRDQKQADLVAHWLTSCTGTSTDIRAEIAISIDATDLIGLTDGPGLTHDGEPVGADWARELAASEHAVLRRLVLDPIGHVLDTEVLTYRPPEKLRQALRWRDGTCRVTGCRAPVHDTDLDHATAYDRGGTTAAANLRCLCRKHHNMKSHGHLADRHLDPPRRFIERYSGSPRPPG; translated from the coding sequence ATGAGTTCGAACCGGGCGATCGTGGCAGGTGACGCGGTCCGTCGCGCCCGGGCCGTCGCGGAGTTCGAGGAGTGGGAGTTCGTCGCCTCGTTCCACACCGGGCGAACGGCCGAGATCGACCGCACCGACGAGATCGTGCTGAGCAAGGAGCTGGCCCGCCGCGAGGTCACGCTCGAGTTGGCGCAGGCGTTGCACGTCACCGAGCGTCAGGTCTGGGCGATGGTCACCGAGGCGGCCACGGTCCGTGAGCGGATCCCCGGCGTGTGGCGTGCGTTCCACGACGGCGACATCGACGCCGCACGCGTCTCGGCGATCGCCGACACCGCCGAGCGTCTCCAGACGCCCGCTGCGTGGGCGCTCCTGGAGCACTCGGCGCCCGCGTACGCCGCCTCCCACACCATCACCGAGTTGCGCGGCTGGTTGCGCCGACTCCGTGCCCGGCTCGAACCCGACCACGTCCGCGAGGAAACCGCGCGGGCCGTCGAGGAACGCCGCGTGTCGATCACCCACCAGAGCGACGGCACATCTTGGCTGAACGCGCTGCTGCCCACAGGCGTGGCCATCGCCGTCGGCGAACGACTCCGTCGCGCAGCGAAGGCACTCCCCTCGATCGATCCCGACACCGGCGACACCGACCGCCGCACGCGCGATCAGAAGCAGGCCGACCTCGTCGCGCACTGGCTCACCTCGTGCACCGGCACGTCCACCGACATCCGCGCCGAGATCGCCATCAGCATCGACGCCACCGACCTCATCGGCCTGACCGACGGACCCGGACTGACCCACGACGGCGAGCCCGTCGGGGCCGACTGGGCCCGCGAGCTCGCCGCCTCCGAGCACGCCGTGCTGCGCCGGCTCGTCCTCGATCCGATCGGCCACGTCCTCGACACCGAGGTCCTCACCTATCGACCGCCCGAGAAGCTGCGCCAAGCACTTCGGTGGCGCGACGGCACCTGTCGCGTCACCGGCTGCCGCGCCCCGGTCCACGACACCGACCTCGACCACGCCACCGCGTACGACCGGGGCGGCACCACCGCCGCAGCCAACCTCCGGTGCCTCTGCCGCAAGCACCACAACATGAAGTCACACGGTCACCTCGCCGACCGACATCTCGACCCACCCCGCCGATTCATCGAGAGATACAGCGGTTCCCCGCGACCCCCGGGCTGA